In Laspinema palackyanum D2c, the genomic stretch CCTTTCTAGTCTAGCATGAATGCACTCTAGGAAAAGAAAATTTTTTGGGGGTGTGGTTGTCGGGGTGAAATTTAGAGGCGATCGCCGAGTCAAATGCCTTCCCCTTCAGGATTCCTCGTACAAGGACCAGAAACCGGCTTTCTCTCCCACCGAACCCTGGCAACTGCCCTAAATTTGGTCAAGAAACCCGGTTTCTTATTCGGACTTAGCGGGGACCTGGACTAAAACCTGCGACTGACATATTCCTGAGTCGCCTGCTGTTTAGGATGGTGAAAAATGACTTCGGTTTTATCGTATTCCGATAAGTAGCCGATTTTTTCCCCGGTTGCCGTGGTTTTAATATTAAAAAAAGCGGTTAAATCTGAGATGCGGGAGGCTTGCTGCATATTATGAGTCACCACAACAATGGTATAAGAATGCTTCAGTTCATACAGCAGTTCATCAATACGGGCGGTGGAAATTGGATCGAGGGCCGAACAGGGTTCATCCATCAAAATAATATCCGGTTTGAGGGCTAAGGTTCGGGCAATGCACAAGCGTTGTTGTTGCCCTCCAGATAAGGTTAATGCACTGCGATACAGGTTATTTTTGACTTCATCCCATAAAAAGACTTGCCGCAGGGAATACTCGACACATTCATCGATATCACCTTGATAGCCGTTAATTCGCAATCCCAATGCGATGTTGTCATAGATTGATTTGGGAAAGGGATTGGGTTTTTGAAACACCATTCCGACTTGCCTGCGGAGTTCTACGGGGTTCAACTTGGAGACGTCGCGATCGCCCATGTAAATATTTCCCACTCTCCTAAAATTAGGGGAAAGTTCAGTGAGACGATTAAAACATCGGATCAGAGTCGTTTTACCGCAACCGGATGGGCCAATAATTGCCGTTATTTTATGGGCATAAATTTGGAGGTTGATATTTTCGAGGATTTGGCTTTTGTCAAAAAATACGGATAAATTTTGAATGGTCAAAATCGAGGAGAGATTGGGATATAAATAGTCAGATGTAAAATTCATAGGCTTAACTAGAGTTGGGGCACAGAGGGGAAAGACAGGAGAGGGTAAAGCGGGTTAAATTTTGCACTTTTCTCGAATCAAAACCCCGCAAATGTTGAGAATTAATAAAATGCTGACTAAGACCAAAATAGCGGCAGCCGCATTGTTATGAAAAGCGGTTTGAGGCCGCAAAATCCAGTTAAAAATTTGAAAGGGTAAGGCGGTAAATCGGCTATAAATTCCCTCCCAGGACAAGGGGGGTGCAAAGGAAACAAAGGATAATGCGCCCACGGCAATTAAAGGGGCGGTTTCACCGATCGCCCGAGTTAAGGCTAAAAGTGCGCCGGTTAAGGTGGCGGGAAAGGCTGCCGGTAAGACGATATGCCACAACACCTGAGCACGAGTCATACCCATAGCATAACCGGCTTGGTGTAAACCGTCCGGAATACTCCGTAAAGCAGACCGCGTGGTAACAATAAACATGGGTAAAATAATCACCGTGAGGGTGAGGGCGGCAGAGAGTAAACTCGGTCCACCAGTCACCGGGGCGAGGAGGCGCACAAATAATTCTAGCCCTAATAACCCATAGAGAATTGAGGGGACAGCGGTTAGGTTTGCAATATTAATTTCTAAAAACTGATTCAAGACTGTATTGGCACAATATTCTTCCAAATAAATGGCGGTTCCTAGGCCAATGGGTAAGGCAAAGAAGGCGGTTAATCCTAATAGCCATAAACTGCCCATGAGGGCGGGATAAATTCCCGCTTCTTGAGGGTTGCGGGAGGGAAAACTGGTGAGAAATTGCCAAGTTAAAAGGGGCAAACCTCGCCGAGAGGCATCCAGGAGTAAAAGGGCGACGATGCCTAGGGTGATGGGGATGGCGATCGCACTCAAAACACTAAAACAGCGGTCCAACACTTGACGACGGATCAAGGGGGTTTTAAACTCAGCAGTTGAACGGGTTTGTCCGCCCCCAAATCTCGAATTACTCCGGGGCAATTCTTCATCATAGAGGGGGTAAAATTTAGACCCTTCCTCGGCGGGTACAGTCGGAACGATCGCCTGCGTCATGGCAGATTGATGGCGACGCACTAACCAATACCCCAAGCTATTCAATCCCAGGGTAATTAAAAATAACACCATCCCCACGGTAAAAATCGTTTGAAAGGCTAAGGAATTAAAAGCAACGGTTCCTAAACTCACCTGAATAATAAAAGCGGTCATTGTCGCCACTGGAACCAAAGGATTGAGGGTGAGTTGAGGATTTTGTCCTGCTGCGATCGCCGAAATCATCGTTTCTCCCAACGCCCGAGAAGCCGCCAACATACAGGAGGCAATAATGCCCGGAAAAGCCATCGGTAAAACAATTTGAGTCAGCACTTCTTCCTTCGTCAACCCCAAGGTATAACCCGCCTCTCTCAGGGAGTGGGGAACACTTTTAATGGCATCTTCACTCAAAGAAGAAATAATCGGTACGATCGCCACTCCGGTGACTAACCCTGCACTTAAAGCATTAAATCTCGCCAGTCCAGGAATCAACTCCTGCAAGAGGGGAGTCACCACCAATAAAGCAAAATAGCCATAAACCACCGTCGGAATTCCCGATAATGCTTCCAACAGCGGTTTAACCGTTAACCGCAGGCGATCGCTGGCATATTCCGCTAAATAAATCGCAATTAACAATCCAATCGGGATCGCAAACAAACTGGCAATTCCCGTCACCATCAGGGTAGCACTGGCTAGGACTAAAATGCCGAAATTTTGACTGGGAAATAGTGGCGTCCACCGGGTATCGCTGAGAAAATTCCACAGGGGAACGGTTTGAAAAAATAAAACCGTTTCATAGAGAAAGACAGCGGCGATCGCCACAGAAATTGAAATCGGAATCCCCGCAATCAGGGCCAAAGTTAGCTGTAAACACCGTTCTACCCAGGTGAGTCGTCCTAGGTTTCGCTGCCAAGACTCTCCCTCCGGGAGTCGGGGTGGGAAGGGATGAAACTCCATAACATACCTGATTTATCGAATTAAGATGCGATCGCCCAATCGCTGAGGATATTCCTGGGGTTTTACCCCCTATCCATTGCGGTTAATTCTAGCTAACTTTTCTTCAATTTTCCAGGTTCAGCGCATCATACAGGCTGATATTCCAGGTTGAACCCGACTTAAAAACTGACCCAACTTGACGCTTTTGATAACGAGTTCTAACGACCCTCATCACCGATTCAGGTAGGGGAACATACCCCACATCTGCGATTAAATATTGATAGTCGGGATTCAGATGAAATTCCACAAACGCTTTCACATCCGGGCGGTCCGCCTGGGATTTGTTAATGTAGATAAATTCCGGACGAGAAAAAGGTTTATAGCTACTATCAGCAATCGTTTCCGGACTCGGGGCAATACAACCGTCACCGGAATCAATTTCCACTACTTTTAACTTATTTTGATTTTCCTGATAGTAAGCATAGCCAAAAAAGCCGAGAGCATCCGCATCCCCCGCTACACCTTGAACCAGGATATTATCATCTTCACTGGCAGTATAATCCCCGCGACTTTGTTGTTCTTGCCCCACCAAAGCAGCGGTAAAATAGTCGTGAGTCCCTGAATCCGTACCCGGACCAAACAACCGCAGCGGACGCTCGGGAAACGTCGAACGAATTTGGTTCCATGTGACAATTTTTCCTTCAGCGGCGGGTTCCCAAATCCGCTTAAGTTCTTCTACAGTTAGACATTGAACAAAGCTATTGGCAGGATTCACCACCACAGAAATCCCATCAAAGGCGATGGGAATTTCCAGGTACTCAATGGCATTTTTTTCGCATAATTCTCGTTCGGTTGCATCAATCGCCCGAGAGGCATTAGAAATATCGGTCTCTCCCTGACAAAATTTCTTAAACCCGCCGCCCGAACCGGAGATCCCAATCGTAACTCTCACCCCCGGATTTGCTTTCATAAATTCTTCGGCCATTGCCTCTGAGATGGGAAAAACCGTGCTGGAACCATCCACGCTCAAATGATTGATATCACCCCGTCCCCCTCGGTTATGGGCTGATGTTCCTGTCCCCC encodes the following:
- the pstA gene encoding phosphate ABC transporter permease PstA, coding for MEFHPFPPRLPEGESWQRNLGRLTWVERCLQLTLALIAGIPISISVAIAAVFLYETVLFFQTVPLWNFLSDTRWTPLFPSQNFGILVLASATLMVTGIASLFAIPIGLLIAIYLAEYASDRLRLTVKPLLEALSGIPTVVYGYFALLVVTPLLQELIPGLARFNALSAGLVTGVAIVPIISSLSEDAIKSVPHSLREAGYTLGLTKEEVLTQIVLPMAFPGIIASCMLAASRALGETMISAIAAGQNPQLTLNPLVPVATMTAFIIQVSLGTVAFNSLAFQTIFTVGMVLFLITLGLNSLGYWLVRRHQSAMTQAIVPTVPAEEGSKFYPLYDEELPRSNSRFGGGQTRSTAEFKTPLIRRQVLDRCFSVLSAIAIPITLGIVALLLLDASRRGLPLLTWQFLTSFPSRNPQEAGIYPALMGSLWLLGLTAFFALPIGLGTAIYLEEYCANTVLNQFLEINIANLTAVPSILYGLLGLELFVRLLAPVTGGPSLLSAALTLTVIILPMFIVTTRSALRSIPDGLHQAGYAMGMTRAQVLWHIVLPAAFPATLTGALLALTRAIGETAPLIAVGALSFVSFAPPLSWEGIYSRFTALPFQIFNWILRPQTAFHNNAAAAILVLVSILLILNICGVLIREKCKI
- the pstB gene encoding phosphate ABC transporter ATP-binding protein PstB → MNFTSDYLYPNLSSILTIQNLSVFFDKSQILENINLQIYAHKITAIIGPSGCGKTTLIRCFNRLTELSPNFRRVGNIYMGDRDVSKLNPVELRRQVGMVFQKPNPFPKSIYDNIALGLRINGYQGDIDECVEYSLRQVFLWDEVKNNLYRSALTLSGGQQQRLCIARTLALKPDIILMDEPCSALDPISTARIDELLYELKHSYTIVVVTHNMQQASRISDLTAFFNIKTTATGEKIGYLSEYDKTEVIFHHPKQQATQEYVSRRF
- a CDS encoding PstS family phosphate ABC transporter substrate-binding protein, which codes for MSHQFSGKFLRKSAVLTLLIALALSACRGTGTSAHNRGGRGDINHLSVDGSSTVFPISEAMAEEFMKANPGVRVTIGISGSGGGFKKFCQGETDISNASRAIDATERELCEKNAIEYLEIPIAFDGISVVVNPANSFVQCLTVEELKRIWEPAAEGKIVTWNQIRSTFPERPLRLFGPGTDSGTHDYFTAALVGQEQQSRGDYTASEDDNILVQGVAGDADALGFFGYAYYQENQNKLKVVEIDSGDGCIAPSPETIADSSYKPFSRPEFIYINKSQADRPDVKAFVEFHLNPDYQYLIADVGYVPLPESVMRVVRTRYQKRQVGSVFKSGSTWNISLYDALNLEN